In Prosthecochloris marina, one genomic interval encodes:
- a CDS encoding Ppx/GppA phosphatase family protein, with protein sequence MHTQTRKVAAIDLGTNSFHMVIVEESEGKGIVEIDRVKEMICIGRGSISTKMLDEKAMEAGITTLKHFLVLASQHGVKQESIIAFATSAIREAKNRDVFLQRVRDETGIKIKVVSGLEEAQFIYYGVRRAVRLSTEPELIFDIGGGSVEFIIADHQKIFLLESRKVGVARMLERFITTDPIADKELSLLEQFFAAELFSSTEKSRELNIKRAIASSGTAQNIARMIRSATGRDDEVTLNQSSFTRKEFQKFYKSVIAMNASQRKKLTGLDEKRVDLIVPGLVLMNVIFSLFKLKEVMISDSALREGMVVHYLKNNWSDCGERRLQLNIRRQSVIELGYRCDWNKIHSEHIAALCLQLFDRLQPLHGLSSHERELLEYAALLHNIGTFISIASHHKHSQYLILNGELRGFSPVEINIMANIARYHRKSPPSTKHEAYSQLKSKQRRVVDVLSGILRIANGLDRGHRQNIVSIEADMTASSVTIGLHAMHNPDIEIWAAGRMKAWLETVLERSIRFEARDARKR encoded by the coding sequence ATGCATACACAAACAAGAAAAGTTGCGGCAATCGATCTGGGTACCAACTCTTTCCATATGGTGATTGTCGAGGAAAGTGAAGGAAAAGGTATCGTTGAAATCGATCGGGTCAAGGAAATGATTTGCATTGGCCGCGGTAGTATTTCAACCAAAATGCTTGACGAGAAAGCAATGGAGGCGGGTATTACAACGCTAAAGCATTTTCTGGTACTTGCGTCACAGCATGGGGTCAAGCAGGAGAGCATCATTGCGTTTGCCACAAGTGCGATCCGTGAAGCCAAAAACAGGGATGTTTTTTTGCAGAGGGTCAGAGATGAGACCGGTATCAAGATAAAAGTGGTTTCAGGTCTCGAAGAAGCTCAGTTCATTTATTACGGAGTCCGCCGTGCTGTAAGGCTTTCAACCGAACCGGAACTGATTTTCGATATCGGTGGTGGTTCGGTTGAGTTTATCATTGCCGATCATCAAAAGATTTTTTTGCTCGAGAGCCGTAAAGTGGGGGTTGCCCGTATGCTCGAACGTTTCATCACAACTGACCCTATAGCGGACAAAGAGCTCAGTCTGCTCGAGCAGTTTTTTGCAGCAGAACTGTTCTCTTCCACTGAAAAATCAAGAGAGCTGAATATTAAAAGGGCTATCGCCTCTTCGGGAACCGCGCAGAACATTGCCAGGATGATCCGGTCTGCGACGGGGCGTGACGATGAGGTGACACTCAACCAGAGTTCGTTTACACGAAAAGAGTTTCAGAAATTCTATAAGTCAGTCATAGCGATGAATGCATCGCAACGAAAAAAACTTACTGGTCTGGATGAAAAAAGAGTTGATCTGATTGTGCCCGGCCTGGTACTGATGAATGTTATATTTTCTCTTTTCAAGCTCAAAGAGGTTATGATTTCCGACTCGGCTCTTCGTGAGGGCATGGTGGTTCATTACCTTAAGAACAACTGGTCGGATTGTGGTGAGCGGCGGCTCCAACTCAACATCCGTCGTCAAAGTGTCATCGAACTCGGATATCGCTGTGACTGGAACAAAATCCACTCTGAACATATCGCTGCGTTGTGTCTGCAATTGTTCGACCGGTTGCAACCGTTACATGGTTTGAGCAGCCATGAGCGTGAACTGCTCGAATATGCCGCGCTGTTACATAATATCGGTACCTTTATTTCCATTGCATCCCACCACAAACACAGTCAGTATCTCATTCTTAACGGTGAGCTTCGCGGGTTTTCACCGGTGGAAATCAATATTATGGCTAATATCGCCAGGTATCACAGGAAATCTCCTCCCTCGACAAAGCACGAGGCATACAGCCAGCTCAAGTCCAAGCAGCGGCGGGTTGTGGATGTCCTCTCCGGTATTTTACGTATAGCAAACGGACTCGACCGTGGCCATCGCCAGAATATTGTCTCCATCGAAGCCGATATGACGGCCAGCAGTGTTACTATCGGTTTGCATGCAATGCACAATCCCGATATAGAAATCTGGGCTGCAGGAAGAATGAAAGCCTGGCTGGAAACCGTTCTTGAAAGATCTATTCGTTTTGAAGCACGGGATGCTCGAAAAAGATAG
- a CDS encoding HAD family hydrolase, whose product MLKKLVLFDIDGTLLLTNSNNRRILIDALMAVYGTEGSARSHNFAGKMDSVIIYEVLKNAGLDDSHIAEKFTIVKNTYIDLVKKQLLPEDIELMTGIPELLQALSERSDIALGLLTGNFEGSGRHKLALPAINHFFPFGAFADDGYHRNDLPVVAVERAYSLTGKRFKGEEVVIIGDTEHDITCARTIQAKCIAVATGTYSAERLRAHSPAALFDDLSDTEKVVSRILTL is encoded by the coding sequence ATGTTGAAGAAACTGGTCCTGTTCGACATAGACGGAACGTTGCTGCTCACAAACAGCAATAACCGGAGAATACTCATCGATGCCCTGATGGCGGTTTACGGCACAGAAGGAAGTGCGCGCAGTCATAACTTCGCCGGCAAGATGGACAGTGTCATTATCTATGAAGTCCTAAAAAACGCCGGACTGGACGATTCACATATCGCGGAAAAATTCACAATCGTTAAAAATACCTATATTGATCTTGTAAAAAAGCAGCTACTCCCGGAAGACATAGAACTAATGACAGGAATTCCAGAGCTTTTACAAGCACTTTCCGAAAGAAGCGATATCGCTCTTGGCCTTTTGACCGGAAACTTTGAAGGCTCGGGCCGTCATAAACTCGCACTACCGGCCATAAATCATTTCTTTCCATTCGGTGCGTTCGCCGACGATGGTTATCACAGAAACGACCTACCCGTCGTGGCAGTCGAACGGGCATACAGCCTGACAGGAAAAAGGTTCAAGGGCGAAGAGGTTGTCATTATCGGCGATACTGAACATGATATCACATGCGCCAGGACCATCCAGGCCAAATGTATCGCTGTGGCAACAGGCACCTATTCAGCCGAAAGGCTCCGTGCACATTCCCCGGCAGCTCTTTTTGACGATTTAAGTGACACCGAAAAGGTTGTCAGTCGTATCCTAACTCTTTAA
- the pabB gene encoding aminodeoxychorismate synthase component I: MLEKDSLHGTALSEKPYTVLLGGSFLKNSSGSSLLFSDPVEWIELRSFRDIYSFFGELEERLARGFCLAGYIGYEAGYGFEPDSFNSFHIRNDDLPLAWFGVYDAPRLVNKEQTEHMLSGDCRHSEPVFDLAKEAYAEKIKLIKEHIGAGDVYQINFTGKYRFEFSGSTPGLLGYLSGRQPDVYSAFLNLGNRQILSLSPELFFRLEGSSIEARPMKGTSTRGKNEEEDRLRCDWLQSDEKNRAENLMIVDLLRNDLGRICKSGSVVAPELFVTETYPTLHQMVSSVRGELLDDCSLYDLFRAVFPCGSVTGAPKIRAMQLIQELERSARGVYTGAVGYILPDRSMCFNVAIRTLTLHGKKGEYGAGGGIVWDSKPDDEFAECRLKARILDPEHERNFGIFESILFNGSYVWLEEHLSRLEQSALWLGFSFDKNRSRQELERLAEKELVGKGRYKVRLELLKDGKIEISFDEITLRHARDPVRVCRSSAVIRSDNPLRGHKTTERMLYDELFRKAVAKGFDEVVFCNDRGEVTEGAISNIIIVKDGLYYTPRLSSGLLNGIYRQYFLATRHNVKETVLFMEDIEAADLFFICNSVRGLRQAVLCDDVL; encoded by the coding sequence ATGCTCGAAAAAGATAGCTTGCACGGCACAGCACTTTCCGAAAAACCTTATACGGTTTTATTGGGTGGTTCTTTCCTGAAAAACAGTTCCGGAAGTTCCCTTTTGTTTTCTGATCCGGTCGAATGGATTGAACTCAGGTCTTTCAGGGATATCTACTCCTTTTTCGGGGAGCTCGAGGAACGTCTTGCAAGAGGGTTTTGTCTTGCGGGATATATCGGTTATGAAGCCGGTTACGGCTTCGAGCCTGACTCTTTCAACTCGTTCCATATCCGCAATGACGATTTGCCCTTAGCCTGGTTCGGGGTTTATGATGCTCCGCGATTAGTGAATAAAGAGCAGACTGAGCACATGCTTTCAGGAGATTGTCGTCATAGTGAGCCTGTTTTCGATCTGGCGAAGGAAGCGTATGCTGAAAAGATCAAGCTCATCAAAGAGCATATTGGTGCCGGGGATGTTTATCAGATAAATTTTACCGGGAAATATCGTTTTGAATTTTCAGGAAGCACTCCTGGCCTTTTGGGGTACCTTTCTGGAAGACAGCCTGATGTCTATTCTGCTTTTTTGAATCTTGGAAACCGTCAGATTCTTTCATTGTCACCTGAACTTTTTTTCAGGCTTGAGGGAAGCAGTATCGAAGCCAGGCCGATGAAAGGAACCTCGACGAGAGGAAAAAATGAAGAAGAGGATCGGTTGAGATGTGACTGGCTGCAGTCGGACGAGAAAAACCGGGCTGAAAACCTCATGATCGTAGACCTTTTACGCAACGACCTGGGAAGAATCTGCAAATCCGGCTCGGTTGTAGCACCGGAACTGTTTGTAACCGAAACGTATCCTACACTTCACCAGATGGTTTCTTCGGTTCGAGGTGAGTTGCTCGATGACTGCTCACTTTATGATCTTTTCCGTGCTGTTTTTCCCTGTGGCTCGGTAACAGGAGCGCCGAAGATCAGGGCGATGCAGCTGATACAGGAGCTTGAACGTTCTGCCAGAGGAGTGTATACCGGTGCTGTAGGCTACATTCTGCCCGACAGGTCGATGTGTTTCAATGTTGCGATCCGCACGCTGACGCTCCATGGGAAAAAGGGGGAGTATGGGGCAGGGGGCGGCATCGTATGGGACTCGAAGCCGGACGATGAATTTGCGGAATGCCGCTTGAAAGCAAGGATTCTCGATCCGGAACATGAAAGGAATTTCGGGATTTTCGAGAGTATTCTTTTCAACGGTTCCTATGTCTGGTTGGAGGAACATCTTTCTCGTCTCGAGCAGTCAGCTCTTTGGCTCGGTTTTTCCTTCGATAAAAACAGGAGCCGGCAGGAACTCGAGCGCCTTGCTGAAAAAGAGCTTGTCGGAAAAGGGCGGTACAAGGTCCGGCTCGAACTTTTGAAAGATGGAAAAATCGAGATTTCTTTCGATGAAATCACTCTTCGGCATGCGCGTGATCCGGTAAGGGTTTGCAGGTCGTCGGCCGTTATTCGTTCGGACAATCCTCTCAGAGGCCATAAAACCACAGAGCGCATGCTCTACGATGAGCTGTTTCGAAAAGCGGTAGCCAAAGGATTTGACGAGGTTGTTTTCTGCAATGACAGAGGAGAGGTTACAGAGGGAGCGATCAGTAACATCATCATTGTCAAAGACGGACTGTATTACACTCCTCGACTTTCTTCGGGCCTTCTCAACGGTATTTACCGGCAATATTTTCTTGCTACCCGGCACAATGTGAAGGAAACGGTTCTCTTTATGGAAGATATAGAGGCTGCCGATCTCTTTTTTATCTGCAATTCCGTCAGGGGTTTGAGACAGGCGGTGCTATGTGACGATGTGTTGTGA
- a CDS encoding diacylglycerol/polyprenol kinase family protein, whose product MQQPESIDCNFKFEVARKLIHLSSVSIAIIYCTITKELALVLLTPLFFGFFLVDLLKNFVPSLSRWYHCTFDPMLREHELEKEPLQLNGATYITLSALLMVLFFPKIIAITCFSMVAISDTMAALVGRKFGKHRIGEKSLEGSLAFFVSSILIVLIVPKLDLIAGIVTALAATVVEALSLRIKNYKVDDNLTIPLAGALICYLYYILVLPDKLPLLETCP is encoded by the coding sequence ATGCAGCAACCTGAGAGCATTGATTGTAATTTCAAATTCGAAGTTGCGCGTAAGCTCATACACCTTTCTTCAGTTTCCATTGCCATCATATACTGCACCATTACAAAGGAACTGGCACTCGTACTTCTTACCCCTCTTTTTTTCGGTTTTTTTCTGGTCGATCTTCTGAAGAACTTTGTCCCTTCGCTATCCCGCTGGTATCATTGTACCTTTGATCCGATGCTCAGGGAGCATGAGCTTGAAAAAGAACCCTTACAGCTCAATGGAGCGACGTACATCACGCTTTCCGCATTGCTAATGGTGCTTTTTTTTCCGAAAATCATTGCCATCACCTGCTTTTCAATGGTTGCCATTTCGGATACGATGGCCGCTCTGGTCGGCAGAAAATTCGGAAAGCACAGAATAGGGGAAAAAAGTCTCGAGGGAAGCTTGGCCTTTTTCGTATCGTCAATCCTGATCGTACTCATTGTTCCGAAACTCGATCTGATCGCCGGCATTGTCACAGCCTTGGCAGCAACAGTGGTGGAGGCGCTCTCATTGCGAATAAAGAACTATAAGGTTGACGACAACCTTACCATACCTCTGGCAGGCGCTCTTATCTGTTACCTTTACTACATTCTTGTTTTACCCGATAAGCTGCCGTTGCTCGAAACCTGCCCCTGA
- a CDS encoding metallophosphoesterase family protein, whose product MVDTLTEKKRIIAIGDIHGCLYSLQRLIEKLELQETDQLVFLGDYIDRGTHSKEVIDYLLELREQYHCSFLMGNHEQMFLDYLETHESSLWLRNGGLAVLESYNSKDGLDLPEQHIAFMKSCKYHIETEHYFFAHGGIDPEMTIKDNLRYMKPEDYCWMRTHLRSNYLENNRYNWEKTLVCGHTPLSRPVVLEKLIAIDTGCVYKDNSSFGWLSAVILPERRIVQTENIDS is encoded by the coding sequence ATGGTCGACACTCTTACAGAAAAAAAAAGAATCATCGCTATCGGAGATATTCACGGCTGCCTCTATTCCCTGCAACGTCTCATAGAAAAGCTTGAGCTGCAAGAAACCGATCAGTTGGTGTTCCTCGGCGATTACATCGATCGAGGAACCCACTCAAAAGAAGTCATCGACTATCTTCTGGAGCTTCGTGAACAGTATCACTGTTCCTTCCTTATGGGCAACCACGAGCAGATGTTTCTTGATTATCTCGAAACGCATGAGTCATCGCTCTGGCTGCGAAACGGCGGTCTTGCCGTGCTGGAATCCTACAACAGCAAGGACGGCCTCGATCTTCCCGAACAGCACATAGCATTCATGAAATCCTGCAAGTACCACATCGAAACGGAGCATTATTTCTTCGCTCATGGCGGTATCGATCCGGAAATGACCATAAAAGATAATCTGCGGTACATGAAGCCTGAGGATTACTGCTGGATGAGAACTCACTTGCGCTCAAACTACCTTGAAAACAACCGGTATAACTGGGAAAAAACTCTCGTCTGCGGTCATACCCCCCTCTCCAGACCGGTCGTACTTGAAAAACTCATTGCAATAGACACGGGGTGCGTTTACAAAGATAATTCTTCATTCGGATGGCTAAGCGCCGTTATACTACCGGAAAGAAGGATTGTGCAAACTGAAAACATCGACTCCTGA
- a CDS encoding DUF3127 domain-containing protein: MDITGTIIEVLLPKTGEGKNGKWKKQEVILETDEQYPKKICFSFWGEKAENPLFRNGTAVKISFDLESREFNGRWYTDAKGWRVEPSGGAAPQPSDEESVYYDQTNSPEGSDDLPF; encoded by the coding sequence ATGGATATCACAGGAACTATAATAGAGGTACTCCTTCCGAAAACAGGGGAAGGCAAAAACGGAAAGTGGAAAAAGCAGGAAGTGATCCTGGAAACTGATGAACAGTATCCGAAAAAAATCTGCTTTTCTTTCTGGGGGGAGAAGGCTGAAAATCCGCTTTTCCGCAACGGTACCGCTGTCAAAATCTCCTTCGATCTTGAAAGCAGAGAGTTCAATGGACGGTGGTACACGGATGCGAAAGGCTGGAGAGTAGAGCCGTCAGGAGGGGCTGCCCCCCAGCCATCCGATGAGGAATCGGTGTACTACGATCAAACAAATTCTCCCGAAGGTAGTGATGATCTACCATTTTAA
- the nusB gene encoding transcription antitermination factor NusB has translation MKTYRRRIREKIIQALHTLELRETDLETAADWLITAEIAEDPNAVRFFKDLLQCCTENKEEIDNYIAKHTFNWDMSRIAIIDKNILRMALAELLYFEDIPPKVSINEAIEIAKKFNSTDKSSKFVNGILDAIFNDLKSSGKINKCGRGLINNSKNTKLKQGEKSATKQ, from the coding sequence ATGAAAACCTACCGCCGAAGGATTCGCGAAAAAATCATACAAGCATTACACACGCTTGAGTTGAGAGAAACAGATCTGGAAACGGCTGCCGACTGGCTGATTACAGCGGAAATAGCTGAAGACCCCAACGCTGTAAGATTCTTCAAGGATCTACTGCAATGCTGCACAGAGAACAAGGAAGAAATCGACAACTATATAGCAAAACACACTTTTAACTGGGATATGAGCAGGATAGCGATTATCGACAAAAACATCCTGCGCATGGCACTCGCCGAACTGCTTTACTTTGAGGATATCCCCCCCAAGGTTTCCATCAACGAAGCCATCGAAATCGCAAAAAAATTCAACAGCACGGATAAAAGCAGCAAGTTTGTCAACGGCATACTCGATGCCATTTTCAATGATCTCAAAAGCTCAGGTAAAATCAATAAATGCGGCCGGGGACTCATCAATAATTCGAAAAACACCAAGCTGAAGCAAGGAGAAAAGTCAGCAACAAAACAGTAA
- the nth gene encoding endonuclease III yields the protein MTIQEKIAFINNALGAKYPSPKSELKHSTPFQLLVATILSAQSTDKQVNIITSELFKICPDAESMSRMELDQLKTIIRSINYFNNKAKNILEASKMIVDAHNGETPSTREELENLPGVGRKTANVVLSNAFHQPVMPVDTHVHRVSNRIGLVTTDKPRDTEDALVAVIPPELVIAFHHYLVLHGRYVCKARKPLCAECPITAACSYPDKTV from the coding sequence ATGACCATACAGGAAAAAATAGCGTTCATCAACAACGCGCTGGGAGCAAAGTATCCCTCACCCAAAAGCGAACTCAAGCATTCAACGCCGTTTCAGCTTCTGGTCGCCACGATTCTGAGCGCACAGTCTACGGACAAACAGGTCAATATCATCACATCCGAACTTTTCAAAATCTGTCCGGATGCCGAAAGTATGAGCCGGATGGAGCTCGACCAACTCAAAACAATCATACGGTCGATCAATTATTTCAACAACAAGGCTAAAAACATTCTTGAAGCCAGCAAGATGATCGTTGACGCTCACAACGGTGAAACGCCTTCCACTCGTGAAGAACTCGAGAACCTTCCGGGCGTCGGCAGAAAAACAGCCAACGTTGTACTCAGCAACGCATTCCATCAGCCCGTAATGCCTGTCGATACGCATGTACACAGGGTTTCGAACCGGATCGGGCTGGTAACGACGGATAAACCACGCGATACCGAAGATGCACTGGTTGCAGTCATTCCACCTGAACTGGTCATAGCGTTCCACCACTATCTTGTACTGCACGGCCGGTATGTATGCAAAGCAAGAAAACCCTTGTGCGCCGAGTGCCCGATCACAGCAGCCTGCAGTTATCCCGACAAAACGGTTTGA
- a CDS encoding L-threonylcarbamoyladenylate synthase, which yields MQTIVTESVDVAARWLNRGEVVAFPTETVYGLGGDITNEKALENIFAAKGRPGDNPLIVHIHAPEQIQDIASEIPPTAEIFIQHFFPGPLTLILKKNTTVPNLVTGGLPTVGIRCPAHPVANEFLKRCNHPVAAPSANISGRPSSTDWQAVYDDLKGKVRCVLKGPQSTIGLESTIVDCSDNPPRLLRSGAVSLESLRKYVPETLPAAPAETHQQPKSPGLKYPHYSPSAQIELCGGGYSDCTGSANSAWIGLSSPPEKVSKIALCKTPEEYAHKLFSFFRECDREHIAIIYCEMPPEKGIGRAIRDRLQRAAEK from the coding sequence ATGCAGACAATAGTGACCGAATCAGTTGACGTTGCAGCAAGATGGCTCAACCGAGGAGAAGTGGTTGCCTTTCCAACAGAAACCGTCTATGGCCTCGGTGGAGACATAACCAATGAAAAAGCTCTCGAAAACATTTTTGCCGCCAAGGGCAGACCGGGGGACAACCCGCTGATCGTGCATATCCACGCCCCCGAACAAATACAGGACATTGCATCTGAAATCCCTCCAACAGCCGAGATATTCATTCAACATTTTTTTCCGGGCCCCCTGACACTGATACTCAAAAAGAACACCACCGTCCCGAATCTTGTTACAGGAGGGTTGCCAACCGTCGGGATACGCTGTCCGGCACACCCTGTCGCGAATGAGTTTCTGAAACGATGCAATCATCCGGTAGCCGCCCCTTCGGCAAACATTTCAGGCCGTCCGAGCTCGACCGATTGGCAGGCGGTCTACGATGACCTGAAAGGCAAAGTCCGCTGCGTCCTCAAAGGTCCGCAAAGCACTATAGGACTTGAATCAACGATTGTCGATTGCTCCGACAACCCTCCCCGGCTGCTGAGATCCGGTGCCGTCAGCCTGGAATCCCTCAGAAAATATGTTCCCGAAACGCTTCCAGCAGCCCCGGCAGAAACACACCAGCAACCCAAAAGCCCCGGGCTCAAGTATCCGCACTACTCACCTTCGGCACAGATCGAACTTTGCGGTGGCGGCTACTCCGACTGCACAGGAAGCGCAAACAGTGCCTGGATAGGCCTGTCTTCACCACCGGAAAAAGTCTCAAAAATCGCCCTCTGCAAGACTCCTGAAGAATACGCCCACAAACTTTTCAGCTTCTTCCGCGAATGCGACCGCGAACACATAGCAATCATCTACTGCGAAATGCCGCCAGAAAAAGGCATCGGCAGAGCAATCCGCGACCGCCTGCAACGCGCCGCGGAAAAGTGA